TTTGAGCATCCAACCATTCATGCGTTGGCAACCTATTGTACGCAGTCCTCCCCGACGGAAGCGGATTGGCAGTTTCTCGAAAAGCGGGTGCAAGGACAAAAACGGGCGTTTGCCCGACAAAAGCAATTAAGACGTAAGCGTAAACGGTAATGATGAGTGAGGCAAGCATGCAGGAAGAACTAGACGGAATTGCCATTATTGGCATGACTGGGCAGTTTCCCGGCGCCCGGACCCTAGACCAGTTTTGGGAGAATTTGGCGAATGGTGTGGAATCCATTACGCACTTTAGCGAGGAGCAACTGGAACAGGCTGGGGTGGATTCAAACCTACTGAATCATCCGAACTATGTCAAAGCCAAAGGCATCCTCGAAGAGATTGATTTATTCGATGCCAGCTTTTTTGGGTACAATCCTCGGGAAGCACAAACCATGGATCCCCAACAACGGCTGTTTTTGGAACAGGCTTGGACGGCTTTAGAACAGGCTGGATATAGCTCAGATCACTATGACGGTCGCATTGGCGTTTATGCTGGGGTGGGCTGGAACGGGTATTTGTTATCCAACTTAGCCTCGAATGAGGGATTTCTGGATGCCGAATCCGGTTATCAAACCCTCATGGGCAATGAAAAAGATTTCTTAGCAACTCGGGTCTCTTACCAATTAAATCTCAAAGGCCCCAGCATTAGCGTTCAAAGTGCTTGTTCGACTTCTCTGGTGGCGACAAACTTGGCTTGTCAAAGTCTGTTGAGCTATCAAAGCGACATTGTCCTCGCTGGCGGTGTTACAATTAATCTTCCTCAAACCGCTGGCTACTTCTATCAAGAAGGGGGCATTCTCTCCCCCGATGGCCGCTGCCGCGCTTTTGATGCAAAAGCTCAAGGAACAGTGATTGGCAATGGCGTGGGGATTGTCGTTTTGAAACGGCTAGCGGACGCGATCGCGGATGGAGATACGATTCATGCCGTGATTCGCGGCTGTGCCATGAATAATGACGGGTCTGGCAAAGTGGGCTATACCGCCCCCAGTGTGGAAGGTCAAGCAGAGGCGATCGCGGAAGCCATGGCGTTGGCGGATATTGATCCTCAAACCATTGATTATATTGAGACCCATGGCACCGGAACCGCTTTGGGGGATCCCATTGAAATTAAAGCGCTGACCAAAGCCTTTTCCCAAAAAACCCAAACGGAAAAATTTTGCGCGATTGGTTCGGTGAAAACCAATGTGGGCCATCTCGATGCTGCTGCTGGGGTTGCCAGTTTAATTAAGACGGTATTGAGTTTGGAACGAGGCTTGATCCCGCCGAGCTTGCATTTCCAAGAACCCAATCCCGAGATCGATTTTGCCAACAGTCCCTTTTACGTGAATACGGATCTCACGGAATGGAAAACTAATGGGACACCGCGTCGAGCCGGCGTCAGTTCCTTGGGCATCGGGGGGACCAATGCTCATCTCGTTTTAGAAGAAGCGCCCCGGTTACCGGAATCTAGCGCCAGCCGTCCTTGGCAATTATTGGTGCTTTCTGCCAAAACCGACTCCGCCTTGGAAACCGCAAGTCGCAACTTAGCCGCTCATCTGCGAGACCATCCTGAGTTAAAACTGCCCGATGTTGCCTATACCCTTGCTGTAGGGCGACGCCATTTTGAACATCGTCGCACCGTGGTTTGCCAAGATCTGGAAACTGCTTGTCAAACCTTAGAAGCGCCGCCGTCGAATCCAATTACTGCAACCGAATCGCGTCGTGCCATTACCTTTTTATTCCCTGGACAAGGGGCGCAACACCTGAATATGGGTTGGGAATTGTACCAACAGGAACCAATCTTTCGCGAGACCTTTGATTACTGTGCCCAATTCCTGCAACTGCATCTGGGATGCGATTTGCGGTCGCTGGTTTATCCCCCTGATTCAGATACCGAGACCGCTACAGACAAGTTGACCCAAACTGAAATTGCTCAGCCCGCTTTGTTTTCCGTGGAGTACGCGATCGCGCAATTATGGATGTCTTGGGGAATTGTTCCCGAAGCGATGATCGGTCATAGCATTGGCGAGTATGTGGCAGCTTGTTTGGCAGGAGTCTTTTCCTTGGAAGATGCACTAACCCTGGTGGCAAATCGCGGACGGCTCATGCAGACGCTTCCCGGCGGCGCCATGCTAGCTATCTTTTTACCGGAAGACGATGTTAGGAACTTATTGGATGACGACATTGCCTTAGCCGCCAGCAATGGACCTTCCAACTGCGTCGTTTCCGGCTCTGATGCAGCCATACAAGCCTTTCAGGAAAAACTGGACAGCAAGGGAATCGACTATCGCCGTTTGCAAACCTCCCATGCCTTTCATTCCCCAATGGTAGAGCCGATTTTAGACACTTTTGCCTCTGCTGTGGAAAAGGTGAGGTTGCATTCGCCTCAGCAACCGCTAATTTCCAATGTCACCGGAACTTGGATGACAGAAACACAAGCCACTGACCCCAATTACTGGGTGCGACAGCTTCGGGAAACTGTCAAGTTTCGCGAGGGCATTGCTCAGTTATTAGACGATTCCAACCGCTTGTTTCTCGAAGTAGGACCGGGACAAACCTTAGCCAAGCTGACGAGTCAGCAAACTAGCACCACCGAAAACCGCATTTTTACCTCGCTTCCCCATCCTAAGGCGTCAAGTTCAGAACAAGCGCATCTGCTTGAAACTCTGGGGCAACTGTGGCAAACAGGAACAACTGTCCATTGGTCCCAATTTTATGCCCAAGAAAGACGCCATCGCTTGCCCTTGCCCACCTATCCCTTTGAACGGGAACGTTACTGGATCGACTCTCAACAGAGTGATCATGGATCAACGTCCTCAGTAAGCAACCTAACCAAAAAAGCGGATGCCCAAGACTGGTTTTATTATTCCAGTTGGCAACGCACGCCATCCCTAACTTCGGGAGAGCTTTTGACCAATTCCCCTTGGTTGGTGTTTGTGGGTTCAGAGAGGATAGGAGAAAAATTGCTACAACGCTTCCAATCGGAAAATCAGCAGGTGATCGTTGTTCAAGCCGGAGAAAAATTTTCGCAACCGAAGCAGGACCGTTATACCATTGATCCTTACTGTCGCGAAGATTATGCAACCCTCATGGCAAGGTTGCAAGAACAGGGTCAAGTTCCCAGGCAAATCATTCATTTGTGGAGTCTTTGCTCACAATCCAAGACGACGGAAAGCGAGCATTTTAACCAATCTCAGTATTTCGGGTTTTACAGCTTACTCTTTCTCGCCCAAGCCTTGGGTAAGCTGGAACTGCTCGACGATATCCTTATAGCAACCGTAAGTAATGGGGTGCAAGACGTTACGGGCGAGGAATCTTTGCATCCAGAAATGGCAACTATCTTGGCTGCCTGTCAGTCCATCCCGCAAGCCTCTCCCAACTTAATTTGTCGTCACATTGACATTACTATTCCGCAACCGGAAACAGTTCGAGAAAATCAGCTTCTCGATCAATTGCTGGCGGAATTAACTTCTGAAGATGCTCATGAACCAAGGGTCGCCTACCGGGGATTGCATCGCTGGGTGCCCACGTTTGAAGCGGTTCGTCCGCCCAACAGCGATACGGAGTTGCCTTTAAGGCAAGAGGGCGTTTACCTGATTACAGGAGCCTTTGGGGATATCAGCCTCATGTTGGCCGAGTATTTGGCACAACAGGCACAAGCCAAACTGATTCTGATCGAGCATCCCGAGGTGCCGGAACGGGATGAATGGGGACAACAAAAGATCCAAAGCATCCAAGAGACCAGTTCCGATGTGCTTTGGCTTCGGGTTGATGTTGCCGATGAAGGGCAAATGCAAACAGCCATAGAAAAGGGGCGCATGCAGTTTGGCCATATTCATGGCGTGATTCATGGAGCAGAAACTAACCAAGAATCCTCATTTCGTCCCTTCCAGCAAACCGAGGTCGCGGACTGTCAGTGGCATTTTCAACCGAAAGTGCAGGGAACCTTGGTTCTGGAAAGGGTTTTAAAGCAGGAAACGCTGGATTTTTGCATTTTACAGTCCTCTCTGGCTTCCCTATTAGGCGGGTTTGTTGCCCATAGCGCTGCCAATATTTTCCTCGATGCCTTTGCTTGTAAGCATAATCAAACCCATCCCATTTGCTGGACCAGTATTAATTGGGAAGGTTGGCAATTTTGGGAAGAGCGGCAAATGGCGGGACCGGGATCAACAGCTCAATGGGCGCTCCGTCCGCAAGAGGGAGTGGAAGCGTTCCAGCAAATCCTATCCATGCCGAATGCGTCTCGAATTGTGGTGTCCAGTACTGATCTCCAACCGCGCATTGAACAACCGCATCAACCGCAAGCTCCCCTAGAAGACACCAAGCAGGCACCGGGCCATTCCAGAAAGCATCTCTCGCAAGCCTATGTTGCGCCTCGCAATGACATTGAACGCGCGATCGCGCATATTTGGGAGGAACTATTAGGCATCGAGGCCGTTGGCATTCACGATAACTTTTTCGAGCTGGGAGGGCACTCCTTACTAGCTGTGCAAGTGGTTTCTCGATTGCGAGAAGAATTTCAAGTGGAACTTCCCTTGCGAAATCTTCTCTTTGAAACGCCAACCATTGCCGAATTAGCAGGCGCGATCGCGCGACAGCAACTTCCCGCTGAAGATGCCGATGAAATGTCCCAGCTTCTAGAAGAAGTGGAAAACCTTTCCCCGGAAGAAATTGAAAACCAACTTGCTCAAGACAACGATTAACACATAAACTGATCATGGAATTTAGTCTCTTATTCTTTTCCGGCGACGGATCAAGCACCGAATCGGATAAATATCGTCTCTTGCTCGAAAGTTCGAAATTTGCCGATCAAAACGGTTTTTCAGCCATTTGGACGCCCGAACGGCACTTTCACCCCTTCGGTGGGCTTTACCCCAATCCGTCTGTAATGAATGCCGCCCTTGCCATGGAAACGCAAAACATTGCCTTGCGAGCGGGAAGTGTGGTTTTGCCCTTACAACATCCTCTGCGTGTTGCAGAAGAATGGGCAGTAGTGGATAGCCTTTCCCAAGGTCGAGTGGGCATTGCCTTTGCCTCAGGTTGGCACGTGGATGATTTTGTCCTAGCCCCTGGAAATTATGAACAACGGAAACAAGAAATGTGGCAAGGCATTGAAACTGTGCAAAAACTCTGGCAAGGGGAAACAGTGTCCCTACCGCGCGATGCCAACCAGTCAGTTTCGGTGCAAACCTTTCCCAAACCGGTGCAATCGCAACTGCCCATTTGGATTACTGCTCAATCGGAACAAACCTTTGCCCAAGCCGGTGCAATCGGGGCCAACATTTTAACGGCCCTCCTGCACGAAACCATTGAGGATGTGGCACAAAAAATTGCCCGCTACCGAGAGTCCCTAGCCTCTCACGGCTATGATCCCAACTCGGGTCAAGTCACTCTCATGTTGCATACTTTCCTCGGCGAGGATCTGGCAACGGTGAAAGAAACAGTTCGGGAACCGTTTTGCAACTATTTGAAAACCAATCTGGGATTGCTCAAAAACTTGCTGAAAACCTTTGATATGGATCAGTTAACTGAAGATGATATCGACAGCATTTTGACCTTCGGTTACGAACGTTACCTCGATGGCAGAACGCTCATTGGAACGCCAACCAGTTGCCTGTCTACCCTAGACCAAGTTAAGGAAGCAGGCGTCAATGAAGTGGCTTGCCTCATCGACTTTGGCGTGGCATTTGACCAAGTCATGAGCAGTTTATCTTATTTGCGGCAACTGAAGGACAATTTCCAAACCCAACCCTCGCACCAAGCAGTTGTTTCCAGCTAATTAGGGGATTCGCGTACTTATTTTTGAGTTCATCGCTATGGATATTTCTCAACGACTCGCCAACCTTTCCCCCGAACAGCGGGAGTTATTAAAACGCCGGCTGAAACAAAAAGGCCAGTCTCAGGGGGAATCCAGTGACAAGATTCCGAAACGGGAGACAGATCGGGCATTGCCGCTATCTTTTGCCCAGCAACGATTGTGGTTTCTTGACCGCTTGGAACCGGACAGTCCTGCTTACAATCTTGCGGCCAAGGTCAATATCGAGGGACCGCTGAACGTGAGGGCAATGGAACAAACCATTAATGCCATTATTCAACGCCACGAGGTTTGGCGAACTAACTTTACCGCTAACGAACAGGGACAACCCCGACAAATCATTGCCTCTACCCGAACGATTGCTATCCCACTTGTGGATTTGGGTCATTTAAGCCCATTTCAACAGGAATGGGAAGTGTCGCGTTTGGCAACTCAGCAGGCCAAAACTCCCTTTAATCTAGAACAAGGACCGCTTTTACGGGCAACGTTGCTGCGCCTTAATCCCAACAAACATATTATGGTCTTTACCATGCATCATATTGTTAGTGACGGTTGGTCTTTAGGGGTACTCTTACAGGAAGTGGCAGGGCTGTATGAAGCCTTTTGCCAAAGGGATTCCTCACCGCTACCCGAGTTACCGATTCAATATGCTGATTTTGCCATTTGGCAGCGACAGCAACTACAGGGCGGTCAACTGGATGCACAATTGGCGTATTGGAAACATCAGCTTGCCAACCCGCCGGTGTTGCAACTGCCCACGGATTATTCCCGTCCTCCGATACAAACGTT
This genomic stretch from Cyanobacteria bacterium GSL.Bin1 harbors:
- a CDS encoding acyltransferase domain-containing protein, with translation MMSEASMQEELDGIAIIGMTGQFPGARTLDQFWENLANGVESITHFSEEQLEQAGVDSNLLNHPNYVKAKGILEEIDLFDASFFGYNPREAQTMDPQQRLFLEQAWTALEQAGYSSDHYDGRIGVYAGVGWNGYLLSNLASNEGFLDAESGYQTLMGNEKDFLATRVSYQLNLKGPSISVQSACSTSLVATNLACQSLLSYQSDIVLAGGVTINLPQTAGYFYQEGGILSPDGRCRAFDAKAQGTVIGNGVGIVVLKRLADAIADGDTIHAVIRGCAMNNDGSGKVGYTAPSVEGQAEAIAEAMALADIDPQTIDYIETHGTGTALGDPIEIKALTKAFSQKTQTEKFCAIGSVKTNVGHLDAAAGVASLIKTVLSLERGLIPPSLHFQEPNPEIDFANSPFYVNTDLTEWKTNGTPRRAGVSSLGIGGTNAHLVLEEAPRLPESSASRPWQLLVLSAKTDSALETASRNLAAHLRDHPELKLPDVAYTLAVGRRHFEHRRTVVCQDLETACQTLEAPPSNPITATESRRAITFLFPGQGAQHLNMGWELYQQEPIFRETFDYCAQFLQLHLGCDLRSLVYPPDSDTETATDKLTQTEIAQPALFSVEYAIAQLWMSWGIVPEAMIGHSIGEYVAACLAGVFSLEDALTLVANRGRLMQTLPGGAMLAIFLPEDDVRNLLDDDIALAASNGPSNCVVSGSDAAIQAFQEKLDSKGIDYRRLQTSHAFHSPMVEPILDTFASAVEKVRLHSPQQPLISNVTGTWMTETQATDPNYWVRQLRETVKFREGIAQLLDDSNRLFLEVGPGQTLAKLTSQQTSTTENRIFTSLPHPKASSSEQAHLLETLGQLWQTGTTVHWSQFYAQERRHRLPLPTYPFERERYWIDSQQSDHGSTSSVSNLTKKADAQDWFYYSSWQRTPSLTSGELLTNSPWLVFVGSERIGEKLLQRFQSENQQVIVVQAGEKFSQPKQDRYTIDPYCREDYATLMARLQEQGQVPRQIIHLWSLCSQSKTTESEHFNQSQYFGFYSLLFLAQALGKLELLDDILIATVSNGVQDVTGEESLHPEMATILAACQSIPQASPNLICRHIDITIPQPETVRENQLLDQLLAELTSEDAHEPRVAYRGLHRWVPTFEAVRPPNSDTELPLRQEGVYLITGAFGDISLMLAEYLAQQAQAKLILIEHPEVPERDEWGQQKIQSIQETSSDVLWLRVDVADEGQMQTAIEKGRMQFGHIHGVIHGAETNQESSFRPFQQTEVADCQWHFQPKVQGTLVLERVLKQETLDFCILQSSLASLLGGFVAHSAANIFLDAFACKHNQTHPICWTSINWEGWQFWEERQMAGPGSTAQWALRPQEGVEAFQQILSMPNASRIVVSSTDLQPRIEQPHQPQAPLEDTKQAPGHSRKHLSQAYVAPRNDIERAIAHIWEELLGIEAVGIHDNFFELGGHSLLAVQVVSRLREEFQVELPLRNLLFETPTIAELAGAIARQQLPAEDADEMSQLLEEVENLSPEEIENQLAQDND
- a CDS encoding LLM class flavin-dependent oxidoreductase, whose protein sequence is MEFSLLFFSGDGSSTESDKYRLLLESSKFADQNGFSAIWTPERHFHPFGGLYPNPSVMNAALAMETQNIALRAGSVVLPLQHPLRVAEEWAVVDSLSQGRVGIAFASGWHVDDFVLAPGNYEQRKQEMWQGIETVQKLWQGETVSLPRDANQSVSVQTFPKPVQSQLPIWITAQSEQTFAQAGAIGANILTALLHETIEDVAQKIARYRESLASHGYDPNSGQVTLMLHTFLGEDLATVKETVREPFCNYLKTNLGLLKNLLKTFDMDQLTEDDIDSILTFGYERYLDGRTLIGTPTSCLSTLDQVKEAGVNEVACLIDFGVAFDQVMSSLSYLRQLKDNFQTQPSHQAVVSS